In Trueperaceae bacterium, a single genomic region encodes these proteins:
- a CDS encoding leucyl aminopeptidase, with product MVEEKYMYGARRLVSHCTDVKAGEQGLVVIDTATDPLIGRALAQALREVGAVATVLLTDSAKTDSGEAAPPVAAAMLASDVIFTAVQVSLTHTEATKAACAAGARVAALTQWVPEMLEGGGIEADFRAIEPQVMRMARVWDEGSTVRVTSAAGTDMTLDIRGRLGTPHAKTGVVRPGTFHPIPDIEAPVSPVTGSGVIVCDASIPYLGIGLLTEPVTLTVEEGRVVSIEGGAAADTVRAAWEALADPNVYHLAELGIGMNPSCRLTGRMLDDEGVATTCHFGIGSSYTLGGDVKAKCHYDFVLHDPTITVDGRVVMDAGRLDV from the coding sequence ATGGTCGAAGAGAAGTACATGTACGGCGCGCGCCGGCTCGTCTCGCATTGCACCGACGTGAAGGCGGGCGAGCAGGGCCTGGTGGTCATCGACACGGCCACGGACCCCCTCATCGGCAGGGCGCTCGCCCAGGCGCTGCGCGAGGTCGGCGCTGTGGCCACGGTGCTGCTCACCGACAGCGCCAAGACCGACTCCGGCGAGGCCGCGCCGCCCGTGGCGGCCGCCATGCTCGCGTCCGACGTGATCTTCACGGCCGTGCAGGTGTCGCTCACGCACACCGAGGCCACCAAGGCGGCCTGCGCCGCCGGCGCCCGGGTGGCCGCGCTCACCCAGTGGGTGCCCGAGATGCTGGAAGGCGGCGGCATCGAGGCCGACTTCCGCGCCATCGAACCGCAGGTCATGCGCATGGCGCGCGTCTGGGACGAGGGCTCCACCGTCCGGGTGACGAGCGCGGCCGGCACCGACATGACCCTCGACATCCGCGGTCGCCTCGGCACCCCCCACGCCAAGACCGGCGTGGTGCGGCCGGGCACGTTCCACCCCATCCCCGACATCGAGGCGCCGGTCTCCCCCGTCACGGGCAGCGGCGTCATCGTGTGCGACGCCAGCATCCCCTACCTCGGCATCGGGCTCCTGACGGAACCCGTCACGCTCACGGTGGAGGAAGGCCGCGTCGTCAGCATCGAGGGTGGCGCCGCCGCCGACACCGTGCGGGCCGCCTGGGAGGCCCTGGCCGACCCGAACGTCTACCACCTCGCCGAGTTGGGCATCGGCATGAACCCGAGCTGCCGCCTCACGGGCCGCATGCTCGACGACGAGGGCGTGGCGACCACCTGCCATTTCGGCATCGGCAGCAGCTACACCCTCGGCGGCGACGTGAAGGCCAAGTGCCACTACGACTTCGTGCTGCACGACCCAACCATCACGGTGGACGGCCGCGTCGTCATGGACGCCGGGAGGCTCGACGTCTGA
- a CDS encoding helix-turn-helix domain-containing protein: MAETSSDYMTATEAADFLGVSKATLYSYVSRGMLASLELEPGARHRSYRRADLAALKHRSTFRKNPDLAATEVIEFGTPILATAISQITEAEHSYRGVSSRELARLYSFEQVAEYLWTGEPAAAPNGAPLPPPRDVWRRPIDPGFGGRPRVALSPVERLQAVLPLMEKDDLHAYGVKPAVLLPAAARIVLQLAAFASGTRYGGSLAGTLADAWGADAAKLDALLVLVADHELNIATFTARCAASAGASIYQAVLAGLAALQGYKHLYGQVAEARAFFAEVVAEGGPAPVVRRYLRQRGVVPGFHNPYRRLYAGNDPRVAALVELLADSPRYPLLRETLDVAEAATGEHPRVDFALAVAEPLLELPEDAIFSLIALGRTAGMIAHVFEQYASERVIRPRARYVPRVG, encoded by the coding sequence ATGGCCGAGACCTCGAGCGACTACATGACAGCCACTGAGGCCGCCGACTTCCTCGGCGTGTCGAAGGCGACGCTCTACTCCTACGTCAGCCGCGGCATGCTCGCCTCGCTGGAGCTCGAGCCAGGCGCCCGCCACCGCAGCTACCGCAGGGCGGACCTCGCCGCCCTCAAGCACCGCAGCACCTTCAGGAAGAACCCCGACCTCGCCGCCACCGAGGTGATCGAGTTCGGCACGCCCATCCTCGCCACGGCCATCTCGCAGATCACCGAGGCGGAGCACTCGTACCGCGGCGTCAGCTCGCGCGAGCTGGCAAGGCTCTACTCGTTCGAGCAGGTGGCGGAGTACCTGTGGACGGGCGAGCCCGCGGCCGCGCCCAACGGCGCGCCGCTGCCCCCACCCAGGGACGTGTGGCGCCGGCCCATCGACCCCGGGTTCGGCGGCAGGCCGCGCGTCGCCCTCAGCCCCGTAGAGCGGCTGCAGGCCGTGCTCCCCCTCATGGAGAAGGACGACCTGCACGCCTACGGGGTCAAGCCGGCGGTCCTGTTGCCCGCCGCCGCGCGCATCGTGCTGCAGCTGGCCGCGTTCGCCAGCGGCACCCGCTACGGCGGCTCGCTGGCCGGCACGCTGGCGGATGCCTGGGGCGCGGACGCCGCCAAGCTGGACGCCCTCCTCGTACTGGTCGCAGATCACGAGCTGAACATCGCGACCTTCACGGCCCGCTGCGCCGCCAGCGCCGGCGCCAGCATCTACCAGGCCGTCCTCGCGGGCCTGGCGGCGCTGCAGGGGTACAAGCACCTGTACGGGCAGGTGGCCGAGGCACGGGCGTTCTTCGCCGAGGTGGTCGCCGAGGGCGGTCCGGCGCCCGTCGTGAGGCGTTACCTGCGCCAGCGCGGCGTGGTGCCCGGCTTCCACAACCCGTACCGGCGGCTCTACGCGGGCAACGACCCGCGGGTGGCGGCGCTGGTCGAGCTCCTCGCCGACTCGCCCCGCTACCCGCTCCTCCGCGAGACCCTAGACGTGGCGGAGGCCGCGACCGGCGAGCACCCGCGCGTCGACTTCGCCCTCGCCGTCGCGGAGCCGCTCCTCGAGCTGCCGGAGGACGCCATCTTCAGCCTCATCGCCCTGGGGCGCACGGCCGGCATGATCGCGCACGTGTTCGAGCAGTACGCCTCCGAGCGCGTCATCCGGCCGCGCGCGCGCTACGTGCCGCGCGTGGGGTGA
- a CDS encoding GGDEF domain-containing protein produces the protein MSLDGRTVFVMGVGFLAVTTLTLALLVRTLPRDTRRSALVGAFASATLALSWTLIALEGHVPEAVSVVGANLLYLVAMALVYQSVRLLDGEPAGSGVYLRVVAPTMLIVVAARYVVDLYEVRVIAMSVALALLLALASRRLFTAAPGAPPNPGRRAAAYWLATSAAVLLARVVITAAQGGARPLFGDDAVPGLLVAGSVVVALGAVFAYFLLFSGRVTAELALQAHLDPLTEVLNRRGFEERARQELKRAARSGTAVSLLMVDANEFKRINDGWGHQAGDEALRAIANGIRAQVRPYDLVARLGGDEFVVLLPGLDAQSAADLVTRLRASVAAQPTSHGGGLDVSIGRASLTPGVRSREEAEPDVDEALRALLGAADKDLYGVKHTRY, from the coding sequence GTGAGCCTCGACGGCCGCACCGTCTTCGTGATGGGGGTCGGCTTCCTGGCCGTCACCACCCTCACCCTGGCGCTGTTGGTGCGGACCCTCCCGCGAGACACCCGCCGCAGCGCGCTCGTCGGCGCGTTCGCCAGCGCGACGCTCGCGCTCTCCTGGACGCTGATAGCGCTCGAAGGTCACGTGCCGGAGGCGGTTTCGGTCGTGGGCGCCAACCTGCTCTACCTGGTCGCCATGGCGCTCGTCTACCAGAGCGTGCGCCTACTGGACGGCGAGCCAGCCGGGTCGGGCGTCTACCTGCGCGTCGTCGCCCCCACCATGCTGATCGTCGTCGCGGCGCGTTACGTGGTGGACCTGTACGAGGTGCGCGTCATCGCGATGTCGGTGGCGCTCGCCCTGCTCCTGGCACTCGCCTCGCGGCGGCTGTTCACGGCCGCGCCCGGAGCCCCGCCCAACCCCGGCAGGCGCGCGGCGGCCTACTGGCTGGCCACGTCGGCGGCGGTGCTGCTCGCGAGGGTGGTGATCACCGCGGCGCAGGGCGGCGCGAGGCCGCTGTTCGGCGACGACGCCGTGCCAGGCCTGCTGGTCGCGGGCAGCGTCGTCGTCGCCCTGGGCGCGGTGTTCGCCTACTTCCTGCTGTTCAGCGGCCGCGTCACGGCCGAACTGGCGCTGCAGGCCCACCTCGACCCCCTCACCGAGGTCCTGAACCGCCGCGGCTTCGAGGAGCGCGCGCGGCAGGAGCTCAAGCGCGCAGCCAGGTCGGGCACGGCCGTCAGCCTCCTCATGGTCGACGCCAACGAGTTCAAGCGCATCAACGACGGTTGGGGCCACCAGGCCGGCGACGAGGCGCTACGCGCGATAGCGAACGGCATCCGCGCGCAGGTGCGCCCCTACGACCTGGTCGCGCGCCTCGGCGGCGACGAGTTCGTGGTCCTCCTCCCCGGCCTAGACGCGCAGAGCGCCGCCGACCTGGTGACGCGCCTGCGCGCCTCCGTGGCCGCTCAACCCACCTCGCACGGCGGCGGCCTCGACGTGAGCATCGGTCGCGCCAGCCTGACCCCCGGCGTGAGGAGCCGCGAGGAGGCGGAGCCCGACGTGGACGAGGCGCTGCGGGCGCTGCTTGGCGCGGCGGACAAGGACCTTTATGGGGTCAAGCACACGCGTTACTAA
- a CDS encoding succinylglutamate desuccinylase/aspartoacylase family protein: MEPITVAGTTIRPGESKFVTLPVARMPRGDTLGLVVRAVVGLKPGPVLGLESGSHGDEAFAIRTIHEVMDNLDPATLSGAVLGLPVCNPVAFETFTRLTGIGMTTDAVNLNVVFPGSPTGSLVAQMAHVIAKQYLPHLDALIDFHSGGLESAIDYTLVKQSGGPVAPKILELSKAFGSDYLSITRTDPDAISSISELAESMGIPAVVAMLGGAVTSGSQAVLDRSVAGVHNVMRALGMLEGAPTQNPRQVVIGDRKLARHLQGGVFVPAIGFERLGKVVSKGTLVGEVRDPNTYELLEEYRAPYDETILIMIRGLFGRVFAGDYAFIFGDAATAQRG; the protein is encoded by the coding sequence ATGGAACCGATTACCGTTGCCGGAACCACCATCCGCCCCGGCGAGAGCAAGTTCGTGACCCTCCCGGTCGCTCGAATGCCGCGGGGCGACACCCTTGGGCTGGTCGTGCGGGCGGTCGTCGGCCTGAAGCCGGGCCCCGTGCTTGGGCTGGAGTCCGGTTCACACGGCGACGAGGCGTTCGCGATAAGGACCATCCACGAGGTCATGGACAATCTCGACCCGGCCACCCTGAGCGGCGCCGTCCTCGGCCTCCCCGTATGCAACCCCGTGGCGTTCGAGACGTTCACGCGCCTGACCGGCATCGGGATGACCACGGACGCCGTGAACCTGAACGTCGTCTTCCCCGGCTCACCGACGGGCTCGCTCGTGGCGCAGATGGCGCACGTCATCGCCAAGCAGTACCTGCCGCACCTCGACGCGTTGATCGACTTCCATAGCGGCGGGCTGGAGAGCGCCATCGACTACACGCTCGTCAAGCAGAGCGGCGGGCCGGTCGCCCCCAAGATCCTCGAACTCTCCAAGGCGTTCGGCTCCGACTACCTCTCCATCACTCGCACCGACCCGGACGCCATCAGTTCCATCTCGGAACTGGCGGAGTCGATGGGCATACCGGCCGTCGTGGCCATGCTGGGTGGCGCCGTCACCAGCGGCTCCCAGGCGGTGTTGGACCGCTCCGTCGCCGGGGTGCACAACGTCATGCGCGCGTTGGGCATGCTGGAGGGCGCTCCGACGCAGAACCCGCGGCAGGTCGTCATCGGGGATCGCAAGCTGGCCAGGCACCTCCAGGGCGGGGTATTCGTGCCGGCCATCGGCTTCGAACGGCTCGGTAAGGTGGTCAGCAAGGGCACGCTCGTCGGCGAGGTGCGTGACCCCAACACCTACGAGCTGCTCGAGGAGTACCGGGCGCCCTACGACGAGACGATCCTCATCATGATCCGCGGCCTCTTCGGGCGCGTGTTCGCGGGCGATTACGCGTTCATCTTCGGCGACGCCGCGACTGCCCAGCGGGGCTGA
- a CDS encoding ABC transporter permease has translation MTDARPRSRLRRTLARNKMLSIGAALLVVPVVCAVAAQWLAPQDPGLQTLIMRLKPPSWLGGDPRFLLGTDGLGRDILSRLIYGARVSLVVGLTVVMIGGSFGTLLGLVSGYLGGVFDSIVMRIVDVFLAFPFLVLALVVMALTGPGLTNVILVLGFTSWVPYARVARAKVLGLKEREFVEASQALAAGPWRVMLRHVLPNIFSSIIVIASSRVATAIVSEATLSFLGLGVGATTPSWGASLADGRTYLLIAWWPATLPGLAIMLTVLAINLIGDGLRDRLDPRIKN, from the coding sequence ATGACTGACGCCCGACCCCGCTCGCGCCTAAGGCGGACCCTCGCGCGCAACAAGATGCTCAGCATCGGAGCCGCGTTGCTGGTGGTCCCGGTCGTATGCGCCGTGGCCGCTCAGTGGTTGGCGCCTCAGGACCCCGGCCTACAGACGTTGATCATGCGCCTGAAGCCACCGTCGTGGTTGGGAGGCGACCCACGCTTCTTGCTCGGAACCGACGGCCTGGGGCGCGACATCCTGTCCAGGCTGATCTACGGCGCACGCGTCTCCCTGGTCGTGGGCCTCACCGTGGTCATGATCGGCGGCAGCTTCGGGACGCTCCTGGGACTGGTGTCGGGTTACCTCGGCGGCGTCTTCGATTCGATCGTGATGCGGATCGTCGACGTCTTCCTCGCCTTCCCGTTCCTCGTCTTGGCCCTCGTGGTCATGGCCCTGACGGGCCCGGGCCTCACCAACGTGATACTCGTGCTCGGCTTCACGAGCTGGGTGCCGTACGCCCGCGTGGCGCGCGCCAAGGTGCTGGGGCTGAAGGAGCGCGAGTTCGTGGAAGCCTCGCAGGCCCTGGCGGCCGGCCCGTGGCGCGTGATGCTGCGGCACGTCCTTCCCAACATCTTCTCCTCGATAATCGTCATCGCTTCGTCTCGGGTGGCCACGGCCATCGTCTCGGAGGCGACCCTGTCGTTCCTGGGGCTCGGAGTCGGTGCCACCACGCCGTCGTGGGGCGCCAGCCTCGCCGACGGCCGCACCTACCTACTCATCGCCTGGTGGCCGGCGACGCTGCCCGGCCTAGCGATCATGCTCACCGTCCTGGCCATCAACCTGATCGGCGATGGCCTGCGAGACAGGCTCGACCCGCGCATCAAGAACTGA
- a CDS encoding ABC transporter permease, with amino-acid sequence MLTYALRRIALAVPTLLGVLVTVFLLLRLLGDPAVMLIPPDTAITPTQLQEIRRSIGIDQPLPVQLWLFVTNALQGDFGVSYYGGQDAMGSVVSRLGATLELSLIALAFAVAVGVPLGIAAALRRNSAIDIGLSSVSLLGMSMPNFWLGLMLILIFGVQLKWFPISGRNGFPSLVMPAFTLGASMVAIIQRLIRTDVLETLTQDFVRTAKAKGASPRAVVWHHTLKNALIPTVTMLGLQFGALLGGSVVVETVFAWPGVGRLMIQSISNRDYPVVQAAVVLFAVFFVSINLVVDIAYGFLDPRIRYD; translated from the coding sequence ATGCTGACGTACGCCCTCCGCCGCATCGCTCTAGCCGTGCCCACGCTCCTGGGCGTGTTGGTCACGGTCTTCCTCCTGCTCCGGCTGCTCGGCGACCCGGCCGTGATGTTGATCCCTCCGGACACGGCCATAACCCCGACGCAGTTGCAGGAGATCCGCCGGTCTATCGGCATCGACCAGCCACTACCGGTGCAGTTGTGGCTGTTCGTCACGAACGCGCTGCAGGGCGACTTCGGCGTGTCGTACTACGGCGGGCAGGACGCCATGGGAAGCGTAGTCTCCCGTCTCGGCGCCACCCTGGAGCTCTCGCTCATCGCACTCGCGTTCGCCGTAGCGGTCGGCGTCCCCCTTGGCATAGCCGCCGCCCTGCGCCGCAACTCGGCCATCGACATCGGACTCAGTTCGGTCTCGCTACTGGGCATGTCGATGCCGAACTTCTGGCTGGGCCTCATGCTCATCCTTATCTTCGGGGTTCAACTCAAGTGGTTCCCGATCTCGGGCCGCAACGGGTTCCCTAGCCTGGTCATGCCAGCATTCACCCTCGGCGCCAGCATGGTCGCCATCATCCAGCGACTTATCCGCACCGACGTGCTGGAGACGCTCACCCAGGACTTCGTGCGGACCGCGAAGGCCAAGGGCGCGAGCCCGCGGGCGGTGGTATGGCACCACACCCTCAAGAACGCCCTCATCCCCACCGTCACCATGTTGGGCCTGCAGTTCGGTGCGCTGCTGGGCGGCTCGGTCGTGGTCGAGACGGTGTTCGCGTGGCCGGGCGTCGGGCGCTTGATGATCCAATCGATATCCAACCGCGACTACCCCGTCGTCCAGGCCGCGGTGGTGCTCTTCGCGGTCTTCTTCGTCAGCATCAACCTCGTCGTCGACATCGCCTACGGGTTCCTCGACCCGAGGATCCGCTATGACTGA